The genomic interval TATGCAAGCCCACGCTCCCTTACCTTTATTCATAATTACAATGCCTGTAATAAAAGTCGTATGCTTTGCATGGACTTGTGAATCGGTGCCAATCATTAATTGATAATTACCAGCCGGATTTCGAGACATAAAGGAAAGAATCCGTTGAAATACAATATCAAACGTCATATTCTTTTCTTGTAGATTTTGAAAGGTTATTTCCATATGCCTGTCTAACTCCACAAAAATCCCTCCATATAAGCGTAATTTCCCAACTCATTTTATACCATTGTATGTTCAGCAAATGGAATTATCACTGAAACTAAACTTGTATTATCATATACACAGAATAGTAAATTGGTGTAAATGATTATCCCTATATTTGTAAAAATTTCATTTAAATGGCCCTTTCCCTAAGGAAACCATGTATTATATAGAAAACCTTTCAGAAAATCTTGTAATCAAAACGTAATAAATCTGAAACTATTTTATTTCTTATCCGTCTAATGGGTAACTGAACTTAGGAGGAAATATAGATGAAGAATTATCGTGTAATCTCTTATTTGTTTCTATTACTTATATTTTTGTTAACTGCCTGTAGTAGTTCTGAACAAAAAAACGCTGACACCGAAAGCAGTTCTGAATTTGAGATGGCTAATTTAGACTCTAGTAGCGTAAAAGAGGAACTATCAGCAAAAATTAGTAAAGAGAATAAGGAAAGTGACATAACAAAAAAAGCCGAGAATGACCGGATGGTGATATACAATGCCAATCTGTCCCTACAGGTTAAAGACTATCATCAAGTCGAAGCAACGATACAAAGTAAAGCAACAGAGCTGGGCGGTTATGTAGTAGAATCATCTATTTACGATAGCGGGACTGAATATATAAATGGCACGATTATTGTGAAAATTCCACAAGATAATTTCCAATCCTATATAAAGGAAGTGGAAAAAAACAGTATAAAGGTTAAAGAGAAAAGTGTATCAGGTAATGATGTTACAGAAGAATTTGTTGATTTGGAATCTCGGTTAAAGGCAAAAGAAGCAGTGGAAAAACGGCTGTTAACCTTGATGGATCAAGCCAACAAAACCGAAGACCTTCTAAAAATTTCAAATGACCTAGCAATCGTACAAGAAGAAAAAGAACAAATTTTAGGTAGGATGAAATTTTTACAAAATAATGTAGACTATTCAACTGTAACAATCCAATTACAAGAGGAGTTAGTGAAGGTTGACGCTATTAAAGACAAAGAATCTCTAAATACATGGCAAAAAGCAAAAAGTCAATTTGTTAGTACAATTAATGGTTTGATTTCCTTTTTATCGGGAGTAGTCGTATTTGTTATTGGTTTATCACCAATAATCATCCCAATTGTGATAGTTCTAATTATTTGGATTATTTATCGAAAAAAGAGAAAGCATCAAGAATAGGACAATCAGATAATATGGTATAATGATAGTAATTATTAGCTTGTAAATGTTCCAGTAGATATAGGAAATACGAATGCAAAAATATTTTAAATAGTCAAAGGAAAACAAAAATATTCTATTAATTTTCTATCCCCACAAATAAACAAGGAGGAAGGAGGAGCTAATATAAATAATGCTGAGTTTAAGAAAGAAGTAAAATCATGGGTAATCGCTCTTGGATGCGCATTCGTTTTTGTCTTTATATGCAGGAACTTTATCTTTACTCCTGTTAAAGTAGTTGGTCAGTCCATGCAGCCTACATATGAAAATCATGACCGAGTAATCGTCTCTAAAATTGGACAAATCAAGCATTTTGATACTATTGTCTTTCATTCACCGATTGAGAAGGAAGATTATATAAAAAGAGTTATTGGCTTACCAAATGATACAATTGAAATCCAAGATGATGTTCTTTATATTAACGGTCAAAAATATGAGGAACCCTATTTACAGCAAAATAAAAGCGAATTGCTTCCTAATCAAAAATTAACAGAAAATATCAAGATTAAAGTTCCAAAGGGCCATATTTTTGTACTAGGGGATAACCGACAAAATAGCATGGATAGCAGACAAATTGGATGCATTTCAGAAGAGGCTGTTATTGGAAAGGCAATTTTCAGATTTTATCCTGGAAAGGAAAATTAATAATTAGAATAATAAAACAAGCATTGGTAAATGGTTCATATACCAATGCTTGTTTCTTTTATTTGGAACGATTAACAAATTCAACAACCATTTCTTTAGAAACTTGTTTTCTTGTTGGAACAACTCCAAGTCGAGCTAGCTCATTCATTTGTTCCGTTACTTCATTTATTTTATCAACAGAAAAATTCTCCCCAGCTTTAAAAAGAAAAATAGCTTCTTCAATCAAGGATTCGCGTTGCTGATCTAATTGCTTATAATAATTAACTCGAGAATTTACTTCTTCTACATGTTTGGTAATTGCTTTATGTACACTCATAATCTAGCTCCTTACTTTTTATATATAATTATTTTAATATTTAATCGATTGAAAATAAAGAGTTTATTTAGTTTACATAATAACATTATGATTAACTAAATGTTTTTGTAATCCAAACAATATGTAAAAGGAGGATGGAGGAATATAACATTAATGGAATAGACAGTAGAAAAACCCATAAACGTATATTTTTACTAGAAAAAGAGATAGCTAAGTATACGAGGAAAAAAGACAGAGCTACTTTTAGTAGAAGGAATAAAAAAGGGGAAATTTCCCATAGATAATTCATCAGTGGATTAGCTTCAGATATGTGGTTTAATTTGATTCCTAGAAAAGTAAAAATACCATCGAAAAAATTTAATAGGCTAAGCAGGAGAAAAAGAAGCTTCATACAATCACTCCTCATCATTATTCCTAATTATCCCAATTTAAATGATAAAATGATATAGGCCATTACATACAAATCAATAATTCATTCTTTTGTAGGAGTTTTAACAACATTACCGCACATAATATCTCTTATGTGCGGTTTTTGAAGAAATATAGTATACTAAAATTACTACTTTATAGATTAGGTGGCTATACATATGATCACAAAGGATACATTATTTTCGTGGTACGAAGAAGAGTTAACCCTTTTTCGGACAGAAATGGATAATAAAGATTACAGTAAATTTACAATCGAAAATTATTTGCGGGATATCTATTTCTTTTTAGAATTCATAACGCGAAAGAAAGAAGCTTATACGGATTTAAGTACGGTGAAGAAATTGCAGATTACTCTCTTTATGAATGAACTAAAAACAAAACGCGCAAATGCTAGTAGTTCGAGAAATAGACGGTTAACAGCCATTCGTTCCTTTTATAAATGTTTAGTAGATTATGAGCTTGTTCCAAAAAATCCAGCGATTGATTTAGAAAGCGCGAAAGAACAAAAGGGAAAACTGCCAAGCTATTTGGAAAAAGAAGAATTAAAGTCTTTTTTTGACATGATTGGAAGGGTATCGCAAAAGCAACATCAAAGACGAAATAAAGTAATCCTCGGTCTAATGGCGTTCGCAGGCTTACGGGTAATGGAAATACATTCTCTTAATTTGTCTTCGATTAATCAAAATAGAGGAATTCACGTACTAGGAAAAGGAAATAAAACTCGTTATATTCCATTACCAAAAAAGCTCATGGAAGAACTACAATTATATATAGAAGAAAACAGGATTTTCCCAATGAAAGGGCAGGAAGATGCTCTCTTTATTTCCCGAAAAGGAAAACGAATTTCCAGGAGAAGGATTCAAGAAATTACAGAGCGGATCATTGATCAAATGGGAAAAGAATACCCAGATTTAAAATGGAAGGAAAAGGGGATATCCAGCCATAAGTTAAGACATAGTTTTGCGACACATTTAGTGAGAGATGGGCGTGATATCCGAACCGTACAAGAATTGCTAGGTCATACTAATTTAAATACAACACAAAAATACACACATGTTTCCGATTCTCAAAAGGAAAAAGCAATGGATTTAGAAATTTCAGATTACTTATAGAAATACCATAATAATATTATGTAAACAAGATAGTTTTCTTACTCATATTCAATCATTTGACAGAATATATATAACGAGATGAATGAAAAAAGTAATCCCTTTGCTTTTTAGCAAAGCTATATCCCATGAGCTTATAAAAGAGAAGGGATTAGTCTGTCAATGAAAGATAAGGGAAGTGTTTTTCGATGCCAAGTAAAAAGCATTCAATTATCGTCCATGCAAATGCAAAAAAGGTTTGGGATTTTGTTCGCTCCATGAATAATTGGGCTCCTCTAGTGCCTGGCTATATCAACCATCAAATCATAAATGAAAAAGTTTCAACATGGGAATTTAAAATTGATATGGGGCTTTTTAAGAAAAAAGTAGAAATGGAAGTTACAATATTAGAATGGAAAGAGCCATCGAAGGTAACATTTGATTTAGTAGGCCTTAATGAGCATTTTGAAGGAAATGGCTATTTTATGGTAGAAGTAAAGGATGCAAATTATACAATAATGACGGGCTATTTAGAAATCAATTCTACAGGCACTTTTCCTAATGTAACAAATAGTATCATGCAGCCTAAATTAGAGGAAATAGCCGAAGAATTGACGGTTGCCGTCAGCAAAGCAATAGAGAATTTACGATAATATCATTATGTTAACTAAAACATCAAATGATGAAAAGAAAACTTTTAATTCATCATTTGATGTTTTATTAATTTTTTGTAAATTTTTCGTTAATTAACTTGGTTAAAAAGATATCGTCCTATATGATAAAGATTACAAATTTTATTGGAGGTATCTCATTGGAAAAAGCAAAGCAATGGAAGAAAAGTAAAACTTTTTTAGAAATTTTACTCATTTCCACAAAGTTAGGGTTCACTTCATTTGGAGGACCAGTTGCACATTTA from Niallia sp. FSL W8-0635 carries:
- a CDS encoding DUF4349 domain-containing protein; its protein translation is MKNYRVISYLFLLLIFLLTACSSSEQKNADTESSSEFEMANLDSSSVKEELSAKISKENKESDITKKAENDRMVIYNANLSLQVKDYHQVEATIQSKATELGGYVVESSIYDSGTEYINGTIIVKIPQDNFQSYIKEVEKNSIKVKEKSVSGNDVTEEFVDLESRLKAKEAVEKRLLTLMDQANKTEDLLKISNDLAIVQEEKEQILGRMKFLQNNVDYSTVTIQLQEELVKVDAIKDKESLNTWQKAKSQFVSTINGLISFLSGVVVFVIGLSPIIIPIVIVLIIWIIYRKKRKHQE
- the lepB gene encoding signal peptidase I, whose product is MALGCAFVFVFICRNFIFTPVKVVGQSMQPTYENHDRVIVSKIGQIKHFDTIVFHSPIEKEDYIKRVIGLPNDTIEIQDDVLYINGQKYEEPYLQQNKSELLPNQKLTENIKIKVPKGHIFVLGDNRQNSMDSRQIGCISEEAVIGKAIFRFYPGKEN
- a CDS encoding DUF2533 family protein, with the protein product MSVHKAITKHVEEVNSRVNYYKQLDQQRESLIEEAIFLFKAGENFSVDKINEVTEQMNELARLGVVPTRKQVSKEMVVEFVNRSK
- a CDS encoding DUF5658 family protein, with protein sequence MMRSDCMKLLFLLLSLLNFFDGIFTFLGIKLNHISEANPLMNYLWEISPFLFLLLKVALSFFLVYLAISFSSKNIRLWVFLLSIPLMLYSSILLLHIVWITKTFS
- a CDS encoding tyrosine-type recombinase/integrase, producing MITKDTLFSWYEEELTLFRTEMDNKDYSKFTIENYLRDIYFFLEFITRKKEAYTDLSTVKKLQITLFMNELKTKRANASSSRNRRLTAIRSFYKCLVDYELVPKNPAIDLESAKEQKGKLPSYLEKEELKSFFDMIGRVSQKQHQRRNKVILGLMAFAGLRVMEIHSLNLSSINQNRGIHVLGKGNKTRYIPLPKKLMEELQLYIEENRIFPMKGQEDALFISRKGKRISRRRIQEITERIIDQMGKEYPDLKWKEKGISSHKLRHSFATHLVRDGRDIRTVQELLGHTNLNTTQKYTHVSDSQKEKAMDLEISDYL
- a CDS encoding CoxG family protein, encoding MPSKKHSIIVHANAKKVWDFVRSMNNWAPLVPGYINHQIINEKVSTWEFKIDMGLFKKKVEMEVTILEWKEPSKVTFDLVGLNEHFEGNGYFMVEVKDANYTIMTGYLEINSTGTFPNVTNSIMQPKLEEIAEELTVAVSKAIENLR